The genome window GAATTACAGGTTGTGATTAATATATAGATGTGCAGTGACTTTTTCATCTATATGTTATGATTTTGGAACATAAATGCAGTATAGAATATTATTCATACCAATACAGAAGAAAACAATACCTTGAAAACAAACGTCTCGTTGAACACAGGATTCAGCGTCTTTTTGTGCACCTTGGTgtcaaactttttctttttgtcaggCAGGAGAAACACTTTAACGTAAGGGTCTGAGGTTCCTCCAGAGTCCATGGAAATCAGGTCAGCACATTGCAAGATCCCCACTGTCAACTGGCAAATAAATCAGTAAGAGGAAAGAAAGCACGAGACTGTTAGATAAAGTTTGAAGAACAGTCTCAGATAAGTTTCCTCATAATACATAATGTTGATACTATTAATACTTTATTAGGAATACCATTACTTCTGGGCATTTATGCAGTTGCCAAAACAGCCAATCATGTGTCAGTAGCATgacaaataaaagcataaagGTACAGATCATAAAGAGCTTCATTTACTGTTCATGTCAAATATCAAAATAGGGAAAATatggatgttttacataatttgaCAATGCTCTACGGGCGACAGCCTGACTGCTTTGAGCTGGCTGGAAATACAAAGGTCCTATATATTTTCCTATTTCTTTAGCAATTTAAAGAAATAGGTCTCAGAGGTCCCCAAAGATGTTCCTGTTAATGCTCCATCTGAAATACCTCTGAGATAATAAGTATTTCATACAACAAACTTGCTTTAACTCACTCCTCTTCTAAATGCTCCATTTTagtgtctacagtatgtaaaaggACTCCTGCTAAACCCACAACCCCACCTGAGAACCACAGAGCTGATCATAAGTCAGGGATGGGTATCTTCTTATACAGGGTcacaacagggaaaaaaaataattggcttgtttaagccctggctaatacaaaaatgaaagtACAAAAAGCATggatttttttgtcatattattTGTACACAAACCCTGgagacccatctgaatgtctaaaaagtgAACCATTGGTTGCATTGATAAACAGCAGTAAATCATCCCAAAATGCAAAAGGTAGATCAGCtataacagtatacagtaagacCTCATTATTTTCATCAGCAAAGGACAAGAATCATCGGGAACAGTAAACATAAACTTAAAACAAACTGTGAGGATTAGTGATGATTTTTGTCTGTTCTGATGTTTGACTAGAACACTGAATCTCTTGACCAGTATGCGCATGATCTTATGTATTCTTGCAGTGCCGCAGAATCAGTGCATTGATACAGGAAATCACACCTTGTTATCCTGGAAGTCGTAATCCAAAGAATACTGCAGCTTGCCCAGTTTCTCCTgctctttttcctcttcttccttCTCTTCCTCAGTTAAACCTGTTTCTCCGTCTTCATCGTCATCATCCTGTTGTTTCTGCAGGAGGAAGTGCATGAAAATGGAAATGTCAGAGCAGAATTTCAGATACATATGTTTATGCTTCCTGTCTGCAGCATGCCACAAGCTCAGGGTTCCTGTTAGCCTCTCGGTGCAGTAGGGTGTAAGTGTGCTCCTACCAGCCTCTCCTAACAATACGCCTGTCACAGCAGCCTCGTACCAGTGCAGTCATTCAGGGCTGGATGTTGCAAGTGACTTAAGCTCACAATTTCTTTTGGTGACACTTTTAGAAATCACACAGACGTTTATCGCTTTACcccccaaaaataataattcactaTGAGTGGAAGCTATTGACACTGAGCTTTTGTGTGTTATAAGCACAGTTGATgtgtttagattttatttgtattactgGCACTTTAAAACCTGCCTTTAATCCATGTAATGAATCACATAagacaatgtttgttttatCATTTATCATTGGTAAACCCATCCAATCCTACTTACCATGCTGTaagatttttgttgttgttgttaatatttatatatgttcaTGTTCATTATTAAAGATCATTATGTGTTCAAGACCAAATTAAAGATAATAGTCCCAGAAATTGCTGTTCAAACTTGCTGTGTATAATTTAGTCCTGCCTGGCCCATTTTCTCATGAGCATGATCTAATTCACTGATATGCAGTAACACTCACAGGAATAACCAGTGAGCAGAAATATGCTTTATAGTGAAACAGATTCAATTGTGCTATTTCTGGGTCTTAATTTGCtgactctttctttctttttccatcGTTCATACTGTAACCAATcgcagataaaaaaacaaaacatgaccaATTTAATGGggaacatttatgtttttaaataaatcactgcatCTTAAATTTGTACATGATTAgtgaaaattaaaaactaaatatttaactaatttattttaaaagaatatgTCTATCTATCACACAACTAAATGGATGGACTGCCATCAGAAATTAAAAATCTAACCCCCCACCTtgttctaaccactaagccaccatgacatgatatttaaacaactaaaaaaatgtatgtcatTATGGACCGTCTATGTTCCCTTTAGTTTGATCTTGTTTGTGGAAATATGAATTCTCTGTTAATTGAAAAGAAGAGAATTATGTTTGCATGTTGCTGTTTATGAGTGCTCCTAGCAGAGTGCcaccaaaaaaattgtaagTCTCAAGCCCATTCCTAATGATCTCCCTATAGCAGCAAATTAAAGGGCATAGCATGCTGAAATCTCTCAAATACTGTAATGGTTGTTGCATGTTGTCTACCCCCCTTACCCCGATATTAAAAGAAGTCGTATCAGCCTGTTATTCTGCAACTGTTATGgttagatttatttttctgatactGTAAAATAGCTATGCCCTTTAACACATGCATTCATTGTAAGTCTTATGGGTTGCCTCTGATTCGAGAATCCATAACCTGTCAGTATTAGTGAGTCATTTCATTCGCATATCATATGTTTAATCCGGTCATTATTGTTCAATTCATATAATCATTTGCATTGTAActttcctgtgtttttttttcccctttcttgtCAAGTagtgacagaaaaaaacaaggaattTACAATGTCTGTTCTGCCAAACCCTGACCAAATCCCACCTGGCTCCTTATTCGAAATAAAGTACACTACATAGGTTTTAGAAAGTATTTGCTATGTCCAAAACCATGTAGTATAAAGTTTTGTACACAGCCAGGCTTCTGCACCTTATATAGTGCACTAAATGCCCAACAGGGAGCCATTTGGTATTCAGCCCCTGCCCAGCATGGCATATGCTAGCACTCGGCGGCCAAAGAGCTGAGCCGTTCGTCCGTTCACCTACCGTAGTGCCGCCAGCCATGAGCGCCACGCAAAGTGGCACGCACATACAAGACACAAAGCGGGAGGGAAGGgagcaaagagagagaggaagaggatgaACTCAAGAGACACACCAGGAAGAGAATGAGAGACAGCAGAAAGAGCCACATCAACACCAAGAACACCAGTCTGAGAAAAGACACAGTGCAAAAGGAACTCTGGTTGCGATCCCTAACGATGAGCACTTGACTCAGTTGAATTGCTATcacttatacaaaaaaaaatcaagaaaagcatttattaaaacttttcatAACACAAAACGTGGCAACAAAGCACAAAGTATTCCTGCTTTGTCAGCGTGTCTTTTCTCATCAGAGAACACAATGAGATACGACACATTACTCACAAACACAGTAAATGAATTCGCAAAATAACATGACTGGATggtcttttttttcacacacatctGTTCTTATTTCCAGATAGAGCTCAGCGTTACTTCTAAATCCTTTTCATTTACATCAGGCTCTTATGCGGGCAGAACCACTGTGCTAGACTGCTCCACTTTTGTACTATTAACTGTAAAACACTAAGAATACATCAATGCAATACAAAAAGCAGGACTTATAAGTAGTTTTCCCTGTAGAGCATATCATACAGAATTTTCAGGCTTATTGTGATCTGTTTGGGGGTTGGATCCATTAAACTTCTTTCATTTTACATACATCTCCACCCTGCATATTCTTCATGTTGAAGCCATCCTTGcccttctttcctttcttgttcttctttttcttgcaGCAGCACTTCTTGATGATGCAAAAGCAGCAGGTGACGATGAGAAGAGCCGCCACTACGGCGATTGCAATCAGTGCCCAGGGAGGCACTGTAACACAACAACACACCAAAGTAacatgagagagagggagagattaaTGGTTATAGATTAATAcataaactacaaaataaaaaaatacaaaaaaatacaacaacctTTTCACTAAGCATTACATGACcactaatttaaaaataagaactgAAACCTTAATTTGTAATGTTTTTGATGCTGGTATTCTTAGATCCTGACCTATTTGTATTAGCATGAAGATAtgtacagtgggggaaataaggatctataatttttatcataggtttatggtacagGATAGAGatagaatatcaaccaaaaatccagaaaaagcgaatgatacaaatgttatgaattaagttgcattttaatgagggaaataagtattcgATCCTCAAGCAAAACATGTCTTAGTACTTGGTGgagaaacccttgctggaaagcacagtgggaagatgtttcttgtagttgtttaccagatttgcacacatcttgggatgcattttgatccactattctttacagattttctctaaatgtttaaggtttcttgcctgttgcttggcaccgcaaagttacagctctctctgtgaattttctattggattaaggtctaaagactggctagaccacttcatgaccttaatgtgcttattcttgagccactcctcagttgccttggcagtatgttttgggtcattttcatgctggaacccatccacgacccatcttcaggacgttctcatccaaaattttacaacacatggccttaTCCATTGGCCCCTCAATGCtgcaaagtcaatctgtacctttagcagagaaaacagccccaaagcgtaatgtttccacctccgtgcttgactgtagggactgtggtgttcttagtgtcatagtcagcatttttattccccccaaaaaaacaagtcaagttgatgacaaagagctcaattttggtctcatctgaccacagcagttaaTCCCAATTTTGATAttcaatccatgcaggcgtattgtgttaccaatggtttgttcggagactgtgctcccaactggtccctcatttttctcatgattattcttactccaggaggtgaaatcttgcatatagggccattaatggttactctgtatttcttccatttgtaaaaaatcgctccagcagttgcccccttctcaccaagcttctagctgatggtcttgtagcccattccagccttgtgcaggtctaaaatcttgttactcacttgctttgacagctctttggccttgctgatggtggtgaggtttgaatagaagatagagattttgtggacaggtggcttttatacacataccacattgttgttaggagcaacttcttaaattaatatgtgtaccacaagagcacataaccagtctgtgagaggcagaattattgttggttggtaagGAATGAAATACCTattttccctcattgaaatgcgaCTTAATTCATagcatttgtatcatgtgctttttctggatttttggttgatattctgtctcaatccatAAACctaagataaaaattatagacccttcatttctttgtaattgggcaaacttagaaaatctgtaggggagcAAATACTTATTTCACCCACTGTATCTCAAACAGACTACAAAGTACTTTTGGAAGTTGCTCTGAATCAGGGCATCTTCCAAatgatgtaaatgtatgtataaatagaactattatatataataataaagaacCCATGCTAATCATATGAACACAAGCAAATACTTCAGTTATAGAACACTGAGCAATAAGGATATGCAGTATGTAACACCACGTATCGCCTACTTACAATGCCTTCCCAACCTTGCAGCTTTCACAGTGGACAGCTAGATGTAAACTGAGTAtgtgatgatgttgatgatgatgataaatttCATCTCATATGATTGTATTTTGGATAAGAGCCAGTTTGGTCAGCACATTGGATCCAGGTAGCATGTTCACTTAATTGAAAGATAAGGTGTTGCACAACTCAgcacaaaagcaacaaaaacacTTGATAAACTTACATGGGATTGTCTCGATCTCATTAAGGAATTTGTTCCTGATCGTCTCAAATAGCTCATCCACGGAAGAGCCTCCAGACTTTGTGGAGTTATCTGCTGCAGTGGATAGAGCAGGGCCAGGGGCCATGGTCATGGTGCTGGGTGGGTTTGTTCCCAAACCTGTGGGCTCAGGACCCACCATGGCTTCTGGTTTCTTCTTGAAGAGGTTCCACTTCATGATCCCCAGCTAGGCACTCAGTGTTCCTGTAAGAGAACACAAACTCATTAAAGATAGAAGATAGAAGATTTTCTATCCCTGAGATAGAAAAGACTCAATGTTTTCCTGTACAAAAAATGGCTGACTTGTAAGAATCTACATAGTATATTAACACTTCTACCTGCTGCTGTAGGTAGGAAGCCGACTTCCGGGGGGCAGTTTAGATTTATAGTAAGACACTTAAATCAGTACTACTAagaatgtagaaagaaatatataCCTTTATGATCTTTCAACAGTGGTGCTTTAAGGTTACAACAAATAAATGTGAAGCCTGCATGTAAACAACAATATAAGAGAAACAGGTGCAGCTAAGGAGTTTTGGACTATGTGTGTGAAAGCAGGTACGAAAGACCAACGACAGCGAAGCGGTGCTGTGGAAAACCACAGAGAGGCATAACAGGATCAGGCTTTCCAACCACAAATGGCAAGAGACATTTGTCTTAAAAGGGCTTGTCTTGTTTAGTAGCTGTGCATTATTAATTTACTATTGCAAGATTGAAGATTTTCATCCAGTAATCTGATCTGAAGAGATTCATATGACAATGTCAAAGACTGAAGTAGAAGGTAGTGTTTTCCATTTTTCAGATTTATATCTTAAACTTTCGTAGGCTTCGTATGCGTAGAGGATGTTGAATGGATTAATTTGGGTGAAAACATACTtctctatttatttttgtgtgatgctgtgacaagtctggctggacagacatacagatttacagacagacagacagacagacagaaaatttcCTGAGAACGGTTTCAGGTCCACCAATGTATGAAAAGTAAAGATCTCATTGAAAGAGCAACTTCTAAACAATGTACAGacataaactttttatttatatagattataattattatgtacCAACAACCAGTGTAAGTATATCAAGGAGGGTTTGGTACCGCTACTATTACTGATTTTCTGTTTCGAGTTGTCTCAAGTGTACTACTACAAATActacaatgtaaaatatattttttttattattatttatttttggtagttgCAATCAATAAACCACAGAACCTGAATTCACTTACCTTGATTAAATGGCAaaagaaaaagtacaaatataATCACAGCTGTGAAAGCAACTGTTCTCTAGTAATCCCAAACTGACAA of Clarias gariepinus isolate MV-2021 ecotype Netherlands chromosome 6, CGAR_prim_01v2, whole genome shotgun sequence contains these proteins:
- the LOC128526544 gene encoding synaptotagmin-2 isoform X1 — translated: MKWNLFKKKPEAMVGPEPTGLGTNPPSTMTMAPGPALSTAADNSTKSGGSSVDELFETIRNKFLNEIETIPLPPWALIAIAVVAALLIVTCCFCIIKKCCCKKKKNKKGKKGKDGFNMKNMQGGDKQQDDDDEDGETGLTEEEKEEEEKEQEKLGKLQYSLDYDFQDNKLTVGILQCADLISMDSGGTSDPYVKVFLLPDKKKKFDTKVHKKTLNPVFNETFVFKVPYQELGGKTLVMSVYDYDRFSKHDIIGEVKLPMNTVDLGQPIEEWRDLESAEKEEPEKLGDICISLRYVPTAGKLTVCILEAKNLKKMDVGGLSDPYVKIQLLQNGKRLKKKKTTVKKNTLNPYYNESFSFEIPLEQMQKILVVVTVFDYDKIGKNDAIGKIFIGSKASGTELKHWSDMLANPRRPIAQWHTLKEEEDIDGALAALHAKK
- the LOC128526544 gene encoding synaptotagmin-2 isoform X2 produces the protein MKWNLFKKKPEAMVGPEPTGLGTNPPSTMTMAPGPALSTAADNSTKSGGSSVDELFETIRNKFLNEIETIPLPPWALIAIAVVAALLIVTCCFCIIKKCCCKKKKNKKGKKGKDGFNMKNMQGGDDDDDEDGETGLTEEEKEEEEKEQEKLGKLQYSLDYDFQDNKLTVGILQCADLISMDSGGTSDPYVKVFLLPDKKKKFDTKVHKKTLNPVFNETFVFKVPYQELGGKTLVMSVYDYDRFSKHDIIGEVKLPMNTVDLGQPIEEWRDLESAEKEEPEKLGDICISLRYVPTAGKLTVCILEAKNLKKMDVGGLSDPYVKIQLLQNGKRLKKKKTTVKKNTLNPYYNESFSFEIPLEQMQKILVVVTVFDYDKIGKNDAIGKIFIGSKASGTELKHWSDMLANPRRPIAQWHTLKEEEDIDGALAALHAKK